The Terracoccus luteus genome includes a region encoding these proteins:
- a CDS encoding helix-turn-helix domain-containing protein, whose protein sequence is MPASDDVVSHRAGLLRAPDGEALPQRVVASWQRSADYGVDLETVEPVFSGTPVTDSLFAECGQEVLSGLHRTLENEPISLMLTDADGLVLGRLSGDTSLLRALDAVHLAPGFAFSEREAGTNGLGLALADRVPSVVRAEEHYSLSLCTYTCAAVPVLDPVSGRLEGAVNITTWSRSNSDLLLALAQSAASNTSALMLARSQGRRPRPAPRGEVVRVESARLEPGSGTAHELGEAWSDAVGRAAHALAAGRVVAAVGEAGSGRATLLAQALRRARPHDRILSAAAPPPADVETWLALWAPEVGKPHTGVIVRDVDVLPAWSAPALRSLLVGRPSGAGPVGGAVVGLGGGRPGGTTAGDHPASGAGWAVTAESANALPAELAPLVDVVVEVAPLRDRVEDVMRLAEHVAHRARGRAIEFTPTARRALESCPWPGNVEQLVRAVRHAVSRTNVVDVAHLPAEVLSGSSRALTRIEAFERDEIVRCLTRPGATMKDAAAELGMSRATVYRKLGYYDLQVLRD, encoded by the coding sequence GTGCCGGCGAGCGACGACGTGGTGAGCCACCGGGCGGGCCTGCTGCGCGCGCCCGACGGAGAGGCCCTGCCCCAGCGGGTCGTCGCGTCGTGGCAGCGCAGCGCCGACTACGGGGTCGACCTCGAGACCGTCGAGCCGGTGTTCTCCGGCACGCCCGTCACCGACTCGCTGTTCGCCGAGTGCGGCCAGGAGGTGCTCTCGGGCCTGCACCGCACCCTCGAGAACGAGCCGATCAGCCTCATGCTCACCGACGCCGACGGTCTCGTGCTCGGGCGCCTCAGCGGTGACACGTCGCTGCTCAGGGCGCTGGATGCCGTGCACCTCGCCCCCGGGTTCGCCTTCTCCGAGCGCGAGGCGGGCACGAACGGGCTCGGTCTGGCCCTCGCCGACCGCGTGCCCTCGGTGGTGCGAGCCGAGGAGCACTACAGCCTCAGCCTCTGCACGTACACGTGCGCCGCCGTACCGGTGCTCGACCCGGTGTCCGGCCGGCTCGAGGGAGCGGTCAACATCACGACGTGGTCGCGCTCGAACAGCGACCTGCTGCTCGCCCTCGCCCAGTCGGCGGCGAGCAACACCTCCGCCCTCATGCTCGCCCGCTCGCAGGGCCGCCGACCCCGGCCCGCCCCCCGGGGCGAGGTGGTGCGGGTCGAGAGCGCCCGGCTCGAGCCCGGGTCGGGCACCGCGCACGAGCTCGGCGAGGCGTGGTCGGATGCCGTGGGGCGGGCCGCCCACGCCCTCGCCGCCGGGCGCGTGGTGGCCGCGGTGGGCGAGGCCGGCTCCGGGAGGGCGACGCTGCTCGCCCAGGCGCTGCGCCGGGCCCGCCCGCACGACCGCATCCTCAGCGCGGCCGCTCCTCCGCCCGCCGACGTCGAGACGTGGCTGGCCCTGTGGGCTCCCGAGGTGGGCAAGCCCCACACCGGCGTCATCGTGCGCGACGTCGACGTGCTGCCCGCGTGGTCGGCCCCGGCCCTGCGGAGTCTGCTCGTGGGCCGTCCGTCGGGAGCAGGTCCGGTCGGTGGTGCGGTGGTCGGTCTTGGCGGCGGTCGGCCCGGCGGGACGACGGCAGGCGACCACCCGGCATCCGGCGCAGGATGGGCGGTGACGGCGGAGTCGGCGAACGCCCTGCCCGCCGAGCTCGCGCCCCTCGTCGACGTCGTGGTGGAGGTCGCGCCGCTGCGCGACCGGGTCGAGGACGTCATGCGCCTGGCCGAGCACGTTGCGCACCGGGCCCGGGGCCGGGCCATCGAGTTCACCCCGACCGCGCGTCGGGCACTGGAGTCGTGCCCGTGGCCGGGCAACGTCGAGCAGCTCGTGCGGGCCGTGCGGCACGCCGTGTCGCGGACGAACGTCGTCGACGTCGCGCACCTGCCCGCCGAGGTCCTGTCGGGCTCGTCGCGGGCGCTGACCCGCATCGAGGCGTTCGAGCGCGACGAGATCGTGCGGTGCCTGACCCGACCCGGTGCGACGATGAAGGACGCTGCCGCCGAGCTGGGGATGAGCCGGGCGACGGTGTACCGCAAGCTCGGCTACTACGACCTGCAAGTGCTGCGCGACTGA
- a CDS encoding amidohydrolase family protein has translation MYSKDGEKYYICDAHIALWDARPENQRNVHGKQFIDCFYDYHRNLSPESELWTYEEYLYQGGDRLMKDLFTDGYVDHAIFQPAYLGEFYERGFGQEEEAAALAQAHPDKLTYNHHFDPRNGEAGLDALRAAAEKYDLKGVKLYTAEWHGDSRGYKLSDPETYRYFEVCRELGIRNIHVHKGPTIRPLDRDAFDVADVDHAATDFTDLNFVVEHVGLPRLEDFCWIATQEPNVYGGLAVAMPFIHTRPRYFAQIIGELLYWIGEDRIFFSSDYALWTPKWLVESFVDFQIPEDMTEYAPLTTAQKKKILGLNAAKVYGLDVPAELQLPDADETTTGPRGADDVAERAQDTNALAGV, from the coding sequence ATGTACAGCAAGGACGGCGAGAAGTACTACATCTGCGACGCGCACATCGCGCTCTGGGACGCCCGACCGGAGAACCAGCGCAACGTGCACGGGAAGCAGTTCATCGACTGCTTCTACGACTACCACCGCAACCTCAGCCCGGAGTCGGAGCTGTGGACCTACGAGGAGTACCTCTACCAGGGCGGCGACCGTCTCATGAAGGACCTCTTCACCGACGGCTACGTCGACCACGCCATCTTCCAGCCGGCCTACCTCGGGGAGTTCTACGAGCGCGGGTTCGGTCAGGAGGAGGAGGCCGCGGCGCTCGCCCAGGCCCACCCCGACAAGCTGACGTACAACCACCACTTCGACCCGCGCAACGGTGAGGCGGGCCTCGACGCCCTGCGCGCCGCCGCCGAGAAGTACGACCTCAAGGGCGTCAAGCTCTACACCGCCGAGTGGCACGGGGACTCCCGCGGCTACAAGCTGTCCGACCCGGAGACCTACCGGTACTTCGAGGTGTGCCGGGAGCTCGGCATCAGGAACATCCACGTGCACAAGGGCCCCACGATCCGCCCCCTCGACCGTGACGCGTTCGACGTCGCCGACGTCGACCACGCCGCGACCGACTTCACCGACCTCAACTTCGTCGTCGAGCACGTCGGCCTGCCGCGTCTCGAGGACTTCTGCTGGATCGCGACGCAGGAGCCGAACGTCTACGGCGGGCTCGCCGTGGCCATGCCGTTCATCCACACGCGCCCGCGCTACTTCGCCCAGATCATCGGCGAGCTGCTCTACTGGATCGGCGAGGACCGCATCTTCTTCAGCTCCGACTACGCGCTGTGGACGCCGAAGTGGCTGGTCGAGAGCTTCGTCGACTTCCAGATCCCCGAGGACATGACCGAGTACGCGCCGCTCACGACGGCGCAGAAGAAGAAGATCCTCGGCCTCAACGCGGCCAAGGTCTACGGCCTCGACGTGCCGGCCGAGCTGCAGCTGCCCGACGCCGACGAGACGACGACCGGCCCCCGCGGCGCCGACGACGTCGCCGAGCGCGCGCAGGACACGAACGCCCTGGCGGGGGTCTGA
- a CDS encoding iron-sulfur cluster assembly protein, whose product MSIAPLERSAGRSPDQSTDQSTGRSAREDQAFRALDVVMDPELDEPVTDLGFVRSVDVAQTDAGVRVSVHLRLPTSFCSPNFAYLMASDAKDALTSLPWVDTVVVELDDHHDSDLINAGLAADAGYRGTFRHEAERDLDELRATFRRKAHTAAMERCLTDWLRADRDRAEADAGRVRLRDLPASDHTDSLLRRREALGLSLGADDLVLVDAEGRSYAEGEVPMALRRARSTRISVDGNAHFCRGLLRTRYEGSGADQTQRSDGAEPGDHHHLIPLTVKETHR is encoded by the coding sequence ATGAGCATCGCCCCCCTCGAGCGGTCGGCCGGGCGGTCGCCCGATCAGTCGACCGATCAGTCGACCGGGCGGTCGGCCCGTGAGGACCAGGCGTTCCGCGCGCTCGACGTCGTCATGGACCCCGAGCTCGACGAGCCGGTCACCGACCTCGGCTTCGTCCGTTCGGTCGACGTCGCGCAGACGGATGCCGGTGTGCGGGTCAGCGTGCACCTGCGCCTGCCCACCTCGTTCTGCTCGCCGAACTTCGCCTACCTCATGGCCTCCGACGCGAAGGACGCCCTGACGTCGCTGCCGTGGGTGGACACGGTGGTCGTCGAGCTCGACGACCACCACGACAGCGACCTCATCAACGCGGGGCTCGCCGCCGACGCGGGCTACCGCGGCACCTTCCGCCACGAGGCGGAGCGCGACCTCGACGAGCTGCGGGCCACCTTCCGGCGCAAGGCGCACACCGCGGCGATGGAGCGGTGCCTCACCGACTGGCTCCGCGCCGACCGTGACCGCGCCGAGGCCGACGCCGGCCGGGTGCGCCTGCGCGACCTCCCGGCATCCGACCACACCGACTCGCTGCTGCGCCGGCGGGAGGCCCTCGGGCTGTCGCTCGGCGCCGACGACCTCGTGCTCGTCGACGCCGAGGGCCGCTCGTACGCGGAGGGCGAGGTGCCGATGGCGCTGCGCCGGGCGCGCTCGACGCGCATCTCCGTCGACGGCAACGCGCACTTCTGCCGCGGGCTGCTTCGCACCCGGTACGAGGGCTCCGGCGCCGACCAGACCCAGCGGTCCGACGGCGCCGAGCCGGGAGACCACCACCACCTGATCCCGTTGACAGTCAAGGAGACCCATCGATGA
- a CDS encoding NAD(P)-dependent alcohol dehydrogenase: MSETMRAVQVVGYHQKLEMTELPVPQVENPYDVVVRVGGAGVCRTDLHILEGQWAEKSQVTLPYTIGHENAGWVHAVGSAVTNVKEGDTVILHPLITCGLCRACRSGDDVHCENNEFPGISTNGGYAEYIRTTARSCVKIDSALEPSDVAALADAGLTAYHAAAKAARRLTPRDTCVMIGAGGLGHIGIQVMRALSPARLVVVDRNPEALKLAESIGADEGVPGDGGHVDAVRELTAGLGAEAVIDFVGEGGATAEGIAMLRPAGDYYVVGYGEDITVPTIDMVSDEINIIGNLVGSYNDLSDLMALAARGMVTLHTQKYRLDDFQTAVDDLDGGRVRGRAILTP, encoded by the coding sequence ATGAGCGAGACCATGAGGGCCGTCCAGGTCGTCGGCTACCACCAGAAGCTCGAGATGACCGAGCTGCCGGTGCCCCAGGTCGAGAACCCGTACGACGTCGTGGTGCGCGTCGGCGGCGCGGGGGTGTGCCGCACCGACCTGCACATCCTCGAGGGGCAGTGGGCCGAGAAGTCGCAGGTGACCCTGCCGTACACGATCGGCCACGAGAACGCCGGCTGGGTGCATGCCGTCGGGAGCGCGGTGACGAACGTCAAGGAGGGCGACACCGTCATCCTCCACCCGCTCATCACGTGCGGCCTCTGCCGGGCGTGCCGCTCGGGCGACGACGTGCACTGCGAGAACAACGAGTTCCCCGGCATCAGCACGAACGGGGGCTACGCCGAGTACATCCGTACGACGGCGCGAAGCTGCGTGAAGATCGACAGCGCCCTCGAGCCCTCCGACGTCGCGGCCCTGGCCGACGCCGGCCTCACGGCGTACCACGCGGCCGCCAAGGCGGCGCGCCGGCTGACCCCACGGGACACGTGCGTGATGATCGGCGCGGGCGGTCTGGGGCACATCGGCATCCAGGTCATGCGGGCGCTCTCGCCGGCCCGGCTCGTCGTCGTCGACCGCAACCCCGAGGCCCTGAAGCTCGCCGAGTCGATCGGCGCCGACGAAGGTGTGCCCGGCGACGGCGGCCACGTCGACGCGGTGCGCGAGCTCACCGCGGGCCTGGGGGCCGAGGCCGTCATCGACTTCGTCGGCGAGGGCGGCGCGACCGCCGAGGGCATCGCCATGCTGCGGCCGGCGGGCGACTACTACGTCGTCGGCTACGGCGAGGACATCACGGTGCCGACGATCGACATGGTCTCCGACGAGATCAACATCATCGGCAACCTCGTCGGGTCGTACAACGACCTGTCGGACCTCATGGCGCTGGCCGCCCGTGGCATGGTGACCCTGCACACCCAGAAGTACCGGCTCGACGACTTCCAGACCGCCGTCGACGACCTCGACGGCGGGCGGGTACGCGGTCGCGCCATCCTCACCCCGTGA
- a CDS encoding putative quinol monooxygenase, which translates to MILILVKFPIREDKLDEWRDLSRFYAESVTAEPGNVFFEFSESVLEPNTFVCIEGFRDDAAGKEHMAQQHVTRFMAEMPDIVAAQPQIIYVDSDEVSDFGPMGEIQPRSA; encoded by the coding sequence GTGATCCTCATCCTCGTCAAGTTCCCCATCCGGGAGGACAAGCTCGACGAGTGGCGCGACCTCTCGCGGTTCTACGCCGAGTCCGTGACCGCCGAGCCCGGCAACGTCTTCTTCGAGTTCTCCGAGAGTGTGCTCGAGCCGAACACGTTCGTGTGCATCGAGGGCTTCCGCGACGACGCGGCCGGCAAGGAGCACATGGCGCAGCAGCACGTCACGCGCTTCATGGCCGAGATGCCCGACATCGTCGCGGCCCAGCCGCAGATCATCTACGTCGACTCCGACGAGGTCTCCGACTTCGGGCCGATGGGGGAGATCCAGCCCCGCTCCGCCTGA